The following nucleotide sequence is from Paenibacillus andongensis.
TATTAGAAATTGTATTCCCAGTACCTGGGCGATACATGTTTCATGCGCATCAAAGTGAATTTGCTGAGCTCGGTTGGATGGGCTTCTTCATAGCTGAATAGAGAGGAGGAGTGAGCGTACGATGAATACTAATGTTCAAACTGAAAATAAGGTTCCAACAAACAAATTGAAAGCTGTCTTATGGGGAATTCTCCCTCTGATTTTGCTAATTGCCATTATCACTGCCATAGCAAAAGTAGGAACAGGAATCGAAAATGAGCCTGCTGCTCCTATTGAAGTTCTGAATGTGGAGAAAATAACGCTTAACGATGAAGGAATTGAGCTTAAGGTGCTTAATTCGGGACCAGAGGAAGTAACGATCGCCCAAGTCGTTGTGGATGGAGCCTTTTGGAATGCGGAATTCTTACCAAGTGATACCTTGCAAAGATTTGAACAGGGCACTGTCAATATCCCTTACCCTTGGGTTCAAGGAGATCCACATGAAGTTAAACTCATCACCTCAAATGGATTGATTTTCACTGGGGAAGTTGCTGCCGCAGCCGCAACACCTGAACCCAATGGCAAACTTTTTTGGCAATATGCCTTAATAGGATTTTACGTAGGAATTGTTCCTATTGGGTTAGGACTCATGTGGTATCCATTTTTACGTAGATTTTCAGTTAGAGGGATGCATGCTATTCTCGCATTGACGATTGGGCTTTTGTTTTTTCTTGTGATAGATACCTTTGAAGAAGGGTTTGAAATGGCTTCAGAAGCTCCAGGTGTATTTCAAGGTACTGGATTGGTGTGGTTTGGTGCACTGCTCAGTTGTCTCTTCCTAATTGCGGTAGATCAGTCGAATGAACGCAAGCTAAATAGCAGCTCTTTGGAAGGAAGAAGGGTATCGGGCAAAATCGCCACCGGTATTGGTCTTCATAATTTTGGTGAAGGGCTTGCCATTGGATCCGCTTTTGCGGTCGGAGAAGCAGCATTAGGAACTTTCTTAATCATCGGGTTTACGCTTCACAACATCACGGAAGGTGTCGGAATCGCGGCCCCACTGCTTAAAGATCGTCCGAACTGGAAGACTTTTGTCATCTTAGCGTTGATCGCGGGTGGACCCGCCATTATTGGCACATGGGTAGGCGGATTTATTTTTAACGATACTTTAGCCGCGCTTTTCTTCGGTATAGGCGCTGGCGCCATTCTACAGGTTATTTATGTCATATCCAAAATGATTCTTAAAGAATCCGATAAAAGAAATCTTTCCCCTGTTTCATGGCTTAATTTTGGAGGGCTAACTGCTGGAATTCTTATTATGTATGTGACGGCTCTCATGGTTAAATTTTAGTGAATAGAAGACCAATCCACATTTTGCGGGTTGGTCTTTTTAACGCCCCTGAATAACAACAATATATGCTGTCATTTCTGCATAACCGGTTAACAATTTACAAATAATACCGTTGTTTACCTGATAAGGAGGGTATAAAAAGCAATGAATATACAAGTTCGAAGCAAGCTGGGGATCACGCTGTTGATCGGTCTTTTGGTAACACTAGCTTTCACGGGATGTTCGAAAGATGAAACGATCAAAGTCGGTATTGAGAAAAACAACCGTCCCTTTACGTATACAGAGGGGGAAGAGAAGAAAGGCTTCGAAGTGGAATTATGGCAAGCCATTGCGAAAAAGGCGAAAATAAACTATGAATGGGTAGATATGGAATACGGTGAGTTGAACAAAAGTGTAAAATCGGGTGATGTGGATCTGGCAATCGCCGGAATGACCATCACGAATGCCCGCAAGAACAAATTAGATTATTCAGATCCGTATTTTGAATCGGGAGAAGCGATACTTACCGCATCAGATAACGAGACGATCAACAGCCAAGATGACTTGGCCCAGAAAGTGGTGGCAACAAGGAACGGATCCACTGCTTATCAATTTGCAAGTGAAATTCAAGGGATCAAAATAAGAAGCTATGCGGATATCTCCGACGCCTACGATGATTTGAAAAATAAAAACGTTGATGCCGTGATTTTTGAAGAGCACAGCATTCAAGATTATGTGCAAAACTCAGCAGATGGAAAATTTAAAAAAGTAGGGGAAGTATTCAACAAAGATAGCTACGCAATCGTTGCTAAAAAGCGGAACATGTACATGGGAAAGATCAATAAGGCCATTCTAGCAGTCTCCAAAGATGGAACCTATGAAGCTCTATATACAAAGTGGTTCGGAAGTAAACCAGAAAAAACGCCAAAAGAGCTTAGACACGAGATGGAAAAGGATATTGAACACGAATAATCATAAGTGCTTCGTAAAGGTTGAAGCGCTATGGTGGTTAAACAAACACCGAAGGAAGAAAAGGAGTTGCTCACTATCGTTCGATAATGGGCAACCCCTTGCTCATGCTTTAGTTCCGTTATTTTTTATCCGTATATTCTATGACTTCACTAGCTCTTGATACCCATAGAATCATAAAAACAAGTGATAATATAACAAATACCGGTGGAGCATATTGGATTAGCATGTTTTCCATAAGTTTAGTCACCCTTCTTTATCAATTTACCTTGCACATAATCAGCATCAAATAGAAATAGACGCATAAGCAGAAACAGAGAGGGGATTAGAATAACAAGCCCTGCAAGAAAGGCAATGACTAGCGCAGTTCCCATTGCTTGGTTAGTAAAATTTTCGTGAATGGAAATGTACGGAAATAAAAGATACGGTAAATGGGCCTTACCATAACCAAAGAAAGCAAAAGCAAATTGTAAAAGTACCAAAATGAACGCTAGACCTAGCTTGATTTGTTTCCAAAGGAAGTAGACGGCTACTAAAAAGCAGAGAAAGGATGCTCCGAACATCCAGCCAAGGTTAAGCATGTTGCGGAAATGTTCAGGGTTTTGCTGGTTTATAGTGAAAAAAACAAGCAGACTTGCTAGAATAGTAGGCCCGCTCCAGACAAGAGCATAGCCTCGTAAAATGCCAAAAGCGGGATAGTCTTTTGCTCTATAGGCATAGAAGGAAAGGAACATGGACGAAATATAGAGAACGCTGACTAGGGATAGTAAAATGACCGACCAAGTATAAGGGCTCCCAAGCAGCTTACTCCAATCTAGCAAAATCGTTCCGTTCTGTTCCACGATGATTCCACCCTCAGAAATGGTTAGCACCGTAGAAAGGGTTGAAGGGATGAGTAGGCCCGTTGCTCCATAGAGCAGCATGTACCACTTGTTATCTTTGGAACCATAATTGCTGAAAGCGTAGTATGCGCCTCGAATGGCTAGCAATATGATAGCCATACTACCTGGTACAAGTAGCGCGGTCCCATAATAACGTGCAGTTTCAGGGAAGAAACCGATCATACCGATGTAGAAGAAAACTAAGAATACATTGGTAACTTCCCAGACGGGAGACAAATATCGATCAATAATCTTATGAATGATATGTTTTTTCATCGTGATAACCGAATAGTAACTGAAGAAACCTGCACCAAAGTCAATGGATGCTACAATTAAATAGCCGTATAAAAAAATCCACAAAACCGTAATTCCAACAAGTTCTAGACTCATTCTGGGGTCCTCCCCCCGAAAATACCAAGTGCAATCAGTTCATCTGCAACATCGTTTTTTCTAAAAAGTTTGGATAATACTTTTACAGCAGTCAGTGCTAAAACGAGATAAAGTAAACAGAACAGCAGTAACATCGTATCCACGTCTTGTGAAGTTGTAGCGGCATCTGCTACCTTCATATAACCACGCAGAATCCAAGGTTGGCGACCAACCTCCGCGTAAAACCATCCACATTGGATGCCTAACATAGAAAGAGGACCACACACTACGATAATCGCTAGAAGCCATCTCGGATAAGGTTTACGGGATTTTTTGCGTGCATACCACATATGGCAAATGGCAACGACTATCACAAACATCCCTATAGCAACCATGGCATCAAAGAAATAATGTACATATAAAGGAGGTCGGAGATCCTTCGGAATCTCATTCAGCCCTTTGACCTCGGTTCCGGGAGTTCCACCTGCCAAGATACTAAGTGCATATGGAATTTTCAACGCATATTTAACCTCATTATTTTCAGTCAAAATGCCACCCAGTACGAGCGGTGCATTCGATGTCGTTTCAAAATGCCACTCGGCTGCGGCAAGTTTTTCGGGCTGAGTATGAGCTAGAAATTTGGCAGATAGATCACCGATCATTGCCGTAGTAATGGCGAACACGAGACCGGCAGTCACGGTCAGTTTTAAAGCTTTCTTAGCATATAAAGTGTCCCCTTTTTTCCTGAGAAGGGAGTAAGCCGCTGCAGCTGCCAAGATAAACGCGCTGGTCATGTAGGAAGAGGAAAGTACATGTGCCACCTTGGTCGGCATGGAAGGATTAAACATAGCTAGAATCGGCTGTACATTCGTAATCAAGCCATCTTTTAGCGTGAAGCCTTGCGGCGTATTCATGAAAGCATTCACAGTCGTAATAAAAAATGCGGAAGCAGACGAACCAATGACAACAGGCACGAGTAATAACAAATGATGTTTAGGTTTTAAACGTTCCCATGTATATAAATAAATCCCTAAGAAGATAGCCTCGATGAAAAAGGCGAAAGTTTCCAGAAACAACGGAAGCGCAATGGCTTGCCCGGCAATCTCCATGAATTTCGGCCACAACAGGCTGAGCTGAAGCCCGATAGCCGTACCCGTAACCACCCCAATAGCAACGGTGATAACGAATCCGCGAGCCCATCTTCGTGCCAGCAAGGCATAGTAGGGATCTTTGCGTTTGATGCTGGCTAACTCAGCTAACATAATCATGACTGGAACACCAACGCCGATGGTAGCGAAAATAATATGAAATGCCAGTGTGGTCTCAGTGAGCATGCGACTATAAAATACGGAATCGTAGGTAGGCATATGGACTCATCTCCCTTGGTAACTTTCATGTTCAAAAAAACTTGCGAATAAAAGAGAGCAACATGACAAAAGCAACAACGAACATCAGGTACATCAATCGTTTTTCATGTTTTCGAGCTTGATTCAAGGGGTATCACCTTCTGTTTTCAATTTGATTTGTTATATATTTCTATCTTACTTCATGTATGTGATTTTTTTCACATAAGATGTGAATAGGGTTTGAACAATGTATTACAACTTTATTAACTCACTTACTGATCAGGGAAAATAAAGATTGAAGAACTTCCAAACCGCCTGCTACGATCGAGTGGGATTATTAAAAGCGCCTCTGATAAAGATAAGGAGGCGCTTCTTGAAATTACAAATGGCTTACATGGACCTGAAAATTCACTTTTAGCTTTGGATAATATTCTTCTCTCCAGTTTTTTAATTCCTGATATGGAATCTGATTACGGAAATGTTGGCCAAACCCAAAAATATCTGATTTGTTTTCTTGGGCTTGTTCGAATATCTTGTTAAACCGCTTTTCGATCTGCTTTTCGAGTTCTTCTTGGATCTGTTTATCCGTCACGCCCTCTTTTCTTTCCATAACATGTATCTTTAATTTCAAATCGCATGACACTAACGGTTCATCCTTTTTCATTGACGACTTGATGTGCAATGAGCTGTTTTTTACGATCATGTCGGCAGAACCCAGGCTCTCAATCTCGCCTGTTACATTGCGGTGATGAAACAAATTAACTAGCAGATTTTCCTTTGAGTTGATCCGTCCCACCATTTTCTCTTTTTTGAAAAAAGCGGAGCCTTCGAAGCGTAATACTGTTTCTTTGCCGGAAATGACGATCGGAACGTTTATATCCTTCGTATAGGAATATAAACTTCCATAAAATTCCATAATGCGGGTACTCGAAACCTCTGGTGCCCACTCCCCTTTATTAAAAAATTCATGGATAGAGGTAATTTGAGCACCTGTTACTTTGTCAATATTCGACAGCATTTTCTCAATACCCTCATCTGTAATGGCAACCAACGCTTTGGACGGCAGTTGCTCCATCTCCATTAAAAGTCGAAAAAGTTTACCCATTTCCTCTTCGTTCTCTGCCAAGTTGTTTTCGATAAGAATGAATTGTACTTGTGTGTAATCGAGGGCATCATCAGAGTTTGTCTGCATTTGTTGCAGAATATTGAAAATTGAATTGCCTTTCCCCGTTACTATTCTTGATGTTGTTTTACCTTTTTGCGTTACGGGAATATACAGTGTCACTCTGTATTCATCATCGTTTCCCTTGGCAATGCCGATGAGTAAAGGAGGGGTACGTAAATTGATTTCTTTAACATCCCAACAACCACATAGAAGGGTTAAAGCCGTAAGTACAATGAAAAGTTTGAATCGATTATTTCTTTTCATAACTCGCCATCCTTAGATTACCTAAGACTCCATAGATAAAAATGGTAAATGTAATGATGACGATAAACAAAGCGTGAGCATTTGTACTCAACACCAAAAGTTTTTCAACCATGTCCCGGTTTGGGACATATACTCCCATAAGAAATGCGATTAGAGCCAAAGCAATGATCCAATAATAAGATTTGGTTCTTTGCCAATTGAACGTTTTCTGCATAATTTGTCCGGTCATCCATAGTATTACGGCATTCAAGAAGATCGTGAATCCGATTAATGAGATGCCGAAGAACACCGTTTGCCGACTGAATATAAACCATCTCAAGTCAACGATATTCACCGCCTCTTCTACCGGATAACGAAACGTGACAAGCGTTTCTTGTCCAAATACGAAAATCGGAAGATAAATTATGAGGAGAATGAGCAACGTCACATAGGTACATACCATAAACAGTTGACCGTATTTCATATTGTTTTCGGAAGGCACGAAGCCTATAAATAAT
It contains:
- a CDS encoding ZIP family metal transporter — encoded protein: MNTNVQTENKVPTNKLKAVLWGILPLILLIAIITAIAKVGTGIENEPAAPIEVLNVEKITLNDEGIELKVLNSGPEEVTIAQVVVDGAFWNAEFLPSDTLQRFEQGTVNIPYPWVQGDPHEVKLITSNGLIFTGEVAAAAATPEPNGKLFWQYALIGFYVGIVPIGLGLMWYPFLRRFSVRGMHAILALTIGLLFFLVIDTFEEGFEMASEAPGVFQGTGLVWFGALLSCLFLIAVDQSNERKLNSSSLEGRRVSGKIATGIGLHNFGEGLAIGSAFAVGEAALGTFLIIGFTLHNITEGVGIAAPLLKDRPNWKTFVILALIAGGPAIIGTWVGGFIFNDTLAALFFGIGAGAILQVIYVISKMILKESDKRNLSPVSWLNFGGLTAGILIMYVTALMVKF
- a CDS encoding Ger(x)C family spore germination protein, producing the protein MKRNNRFKLFIVLTALTLLCGCWDVKEINLRTPPLLIGIAKGNDDEYRVTLYIPVTQKGKTTSRIVTGKGNSIFNILQQMQTNSDDALDYTQVQFILIENNLAENEEEMGKLFRLLMEMEQLPSKALVAITDEGIEKMLSNIDKVTGAQITSIHEFFNKGEWAPEVSSTRIMEFYGSLYSYTKDINVPIVISGKETVLRFEGSAFFKKEKMVGRINSKENLLVNLFHHRNVTGEIESLGSADMIVKNSSLHIKSSMKKDEPLVSCDLKLKIHVMERKEGVTDKQIQEELEKQIEKRFNKIFEQAQENKSDIFGFGQHFRNQIPYQELKNWREEYYPKLKVNFQVHVSHL
- a CDS encoding transporter substrate-binding domain-containing protein, which codes for MNIQVRSKLGITLLIGLLVTLAFTGCSKDETIKVGIEKNNRPFTYTEGEEKKGFEVELWQAIAKKAKINYEWVDMEYGELNKSVKSGDVDLAIAGMTITNARKNKLDYSDPYFESGEAILTASDNETINSQDDLAQKVVATRNGSTAYQFASEIQGIKIRSYADISDAYDDLKNKNVDAVIFEEHSIQDYVQNSADGKFKKVGEVFNKDSYAIVAKKRNMYMGKINKAILAVSKDGTYEALYTKWFGSKPEKTPKELRHEMEKDIEHE
- a CDS encoding cytochrome d ubiquinol oxidase subunit II, which translates into the protein MSLELVGITVLWIFLYGYLIVASIDFGAGFFSYYSVITMKKHIIHKIIDRYLSPVWEVTNVFLVFFYIGMIGFFPETARYYGTALLVPGSMAIILLAIRGAYYAFSNYGSKDNKWYMLLYGATGLLIPSTLSTVLTISEGGIIVEQNGTILLDWSKLLGSPYTWSVILLSLVSVLYISSMFLSFYAYRAKDYPAFGILRGYALVWSGPTILASLLVFFTINQQNPEHFRNMLNLGWMFGASFLCFLVAVYFLWKQIKLGLAFILVLLQFAFAFFGYGKAHLPYLLFPYISIHENFTNQAMGTALVIAFLAGLVILIPSLFLLMRLFLFDADYVQGKLIKKGD
- a CDS encoding cytochrome ubiquinol oxidase subunit I, translating into MPTYDSVFYSRMLTETTLAFHIIFATIGVGVPVMIMLAELASIKRKDPYYALLARRWARGFVITVAIGVVTGTAIGLQLSLLWPKFMEIAGQAIALPLFLETFAFFIEAIFLGIYLYTWERLKPKHHLLLLVPVVIGSSASAFFITTVNAFMNTPQGFTLKDGLITNVQPILAMFNPSMPTKVAHVLSSSYMTSAFILAAAAAYSLLRKKGDTLYAKKALKLTVTAGLVFAITTAMIGDLSAKFLAHTQPEKLAAAEWHFETTSNAPLVLGGILTENNEVKYALKIPYALSILAGGTPGTEVKGLNEIPKDLRPPLYVHYFFDAMVAIGMFVIVVAICHMWYARKKSRKPYPRWLLAIIVVCGPLSMLGIQCGWFYAEVGRQPWILRGYMKVADAATTSQDVDTMLLLFCLLYLVLALTAVKVLSKLFRKNDVADELIALGIFGGRTPE
- the cydS gene encoding cytochrome bd oxidase small subunit CydS, translated to MENMLIQYAPPVFVILSLVFMILWVSRASEVIEYTDKK